From one Magnolia sinica isolate HGM2019 chromosome 18, MsV1, whole genome shotgun sequence genomic stretch:
- the LOC131233281 gene encoding root meristem growth factor 10 yields the protein MSSPILLFLFLLYISVHACNARLHDIFHKGFGKYMEKADFDVAKNPVKQMQLSPDEIQARRWKPVDGEVAMDHRHGGASTEKEKESEDLARIMNVRRGMIPVSGAIRIKSLLTVSWRIPHEKDGEHHPGFNLDYSGPQTHPPSHN from the exons ATGTCTTCTccaattcttctttttcttttcctcctaTATATCTCTGTTCATGCATGCAATGCTCGCCTTCACGACATTTTCCATAAGGGTTTCGGCAAG TATATGGAGAAGGCAGACTTTGATGTGGCCAAGAATCCAGTGAAGCAGATGCAATTGTCGCCCGATGAAATCCAAGCACGACGATGGAAACCAGTAGATGGAGAAGTCGCCATGGACCACAGGCATGGTGGTGCAAGCACTGAGAAAGAGAAGGAATCGGAGGATCTTGCAAGGATTATGAATGTAAGAAGAGGGATGATTCCAGTTTCAGGTGCTATTCGAATCAAGTCTCTTCTTACAGTTTCATGGCGAATACCTCACGAGAAAGATGGAGAACATCATCCAGGGTTTAACTTGGATTATTCAGGACCCCAAACACATCCTCCCTCTCACAACTAA